The Apium graveolens cultivar Ventura chromosome 3, ASM990537v1, whole genome shotgun sequence sequence TTTTATAACAAGGAACATTTATATCCTTATTACCGTGTCATGGCGACTGCAATGGATCTATGTGGAGTTAAATCACCATCACCTGCTTTGTCAATGAGAGCTCTGAACAGCCAACCTATGTGGCCAAAACATAGCCTTAATTTTGCCGCATCTGTGGGTTCTGTTCTTGGATCATACACAGCTCCAAAGAGTTCTCTTGGGAGAAGAGTTTTAAGTATCTGCTGTGAGGGAGGAAAAATAGATGTGCTTCGTAGAAGTGAGACAGAAAGTCAAGGAATCAAAGGAGTAGCTAATGAATTAACATGTGTGATGAAATTTGGTGGATCGTCATTGGCCTCAGCGGAGAGGATGAGGGAGGTAGCTGAACTTATCCTAAGCTTTCCAGAAGAAAGGCCTGTAATTGTTCTCTCTGCCATGGGAAAGACAACTAACAATCTATTACTGGTATTTACTACTTTGCCATTTTTATTGCCTATTTGTTGGGTTAGGCTATATTTTGAAAATTCTTCCGAAAGTATCAAGAGAATTTGTTGGCTTGTGTCTTAGGCCGGAGAAAAGGCTGTCAGTTGCGGTGTCTCTAATGTCTTAGATATTGATGAGCTGACCTGTCTGAAAGAATTACATTTAAGGTAAAAGTATTCGGTGCATATTCTTTTGTATTTTCTGTTTATTTTGTTTGCAAGTTATGTACAGTATGTCATGGTGCATTTATTCTGATAGAATTTTGTTTTATATTTAGGACTGTGGTTGAGCTTGGAATAGAAAGATCCACAATTTCATGTGAGTTCTTATTTCACCAATCCAGTAATGTTCTTTTACTGAGATAATCTTGTGACCTAGCTAATACATTCTTTTGTAAATATTTTCAGCACACCTAGAAGAATTGGAACAACTTCTGAGTGGGATTGCTATGATGAAAGAGTTGACTCCACGCACAAGAGACTTTTTAGTATCGTTCGGGGAATGCATGTCCACGAGAATATTTTCCGCATATCTGAACAAGATTGGTGTCAAAGCCCGCCAAGTATGTCATCTTCTGATACTAGACTAAATAGCTATATTAAAGATGGAAACTCTTATAACATTATGAATTTTAAATACTTAAGTTATTATGGGAGCAAAGGTTAAAGTGGATATACATTTTTAGCCTAGGATTTGGATCATGAAATCCTTCCACTGCATGTTGGTCTCCGGAAGGAATTTAGTTATTTCTCAACCTTTTCACTTGTATTTTGTGAACTGCGTTAATGATTTGTAATTGACATTAGGAATCTGTTTGTGGTGATATAGGCTGATATCCATTATGTACTTCATAGTCAAATTTCCCTGTACATATGGTTTTCTTTCACACAACATTTCTGATCATGACTTATCTGAAATTGTGTGAATAATTTGCAGTACGATGCATTTGCAATTGGTTTTATTACAACAGATGATTTCACTAATGCGGATATCTTGGAAGCAACTTATCCAGCTGTTGCAAAGAGATTACACGGTGATTGGATTGCTGATCCTGCCATTCCTATTGTCACTGGTTTTCTTGGAAAGGTGTGTACCCCTTGTTCTGGTCACATCCATTTGGTCTGATGTACGATTTATGTATTATTAAGAGCGGTCTCCTAAAAATTCAAGACTGGTAAAATGAAATACTGAACAAGAATTATGGAATATATATTAATATCTGCAATAGTAGATTTTGATTTGTATGTAAGTTATATAAGGGTTTTTTTATATGCTAACAATGGAGTATATTGATTTGTTTTTTGTTTTTAGGGTTGGAAGTCCTGTGCAGTGACTACATTAGGCAGAGGTGGAAGTGATTTGACGGCTACAACTATTGGTAAAGCATTGGGATTGCGAGAAATTCAGGTTTGGGGAGACATCTGTGGTGCAGGAATTTTTTTCTTAGTGAATAGTTGTATTATACAACATGTATACATGCACTAAAGTTGTTTGTGCTCTCTTCGTAGGTCTGGAAAGATGTTGACGGTGTTTTAACTTGTgatcct is a genomic window containing:
- the LOC141712964 gene encoding aspartokinase 2, chloroplastic-like isoform X1 codes for the protein MATAMDLCGVKSPSPALSMRALNSQPMWPKHSLNFAASVGSVLGSYTAPKSSLGRRVLSICCEGGKIDVLRRSETESQGIKGVANELTCVMKFGGSSLASAERMREVAELILSFPEERPVIVLSAMGKTTNNLLLAGEKAVSCGVSNVLDIDELTCLKELHLRTVVELGIERSTISSHLEELEQLLSGIAMMKELTPRTRDFLVSFGECMSTRIFSAYLNKIGVKARQYDAFAIGFITTDDFTNADILEATYPAVAKRLHGDWIADPAIPIVTGFLGKGWKSCAVTTLGRGGSDLTATTIGKALGLREIQVWKDVDGVLTCDPNIYQHAEPVPYLTFDEAAELAYFGAQVLHPQSMRPAREGDVPVRVKNSYNRNAPGTLITRERDMRKALLTSIVLKRNVTMLDIVSTRMLGQFGFLAKVFSIFEDLGISVDVVATSEVSISLTLDPSKLWSRELIQQASELDHVVEELEKIAVVNLLQHRSIISLIGNVQRSSMILEKAFHVLHANGVNVQMISQGASKVNISLIVNDSESEQCVRALHSAFFESDISQLVDNGASGNGTPTRH
- the LOC141712964 gene encoding aspartokinase 2, chloroplastic-like isoform X2; this translates as MATAMDLCGVKSPSPALSMRALNSQPMWPKHSLNFAASVGSVLGSYTAPKSSLGRRVLSICCEGGKIDVLRRSETESQGIKGVANELTCVMKFGGSSLASAERMREVAELILSFPEERPVIVLSAMGKTTNNLLLAGEKAVSCGVSNVLDIDELTCLKELHLRTVVELGIERSTISSHLEELEQLLSGIAMMKELTPRTRDFLVSFGECMSTRIFSAYLNKIGVKARQYDAFAIGFITTDDFTNADILEATYPAVAKRLHGDWIADPAIPIVTGFLGKGWKSCAVTTLGRGGSDLTATTIGKALGLREIQVWKDVDGVLTCDPNIYQHAEPVPYLTFDEAAELAYFGAQVLHPQSMRPAREGDVPVRVKNSYNRNAPGTLITRERDMRKALLTSIVLKRNVTMLDIVSTRMLGQFGFLAKVFSIFEDLGISVDVVATSEVSISLTLDPSKLWSRELIQQELDHVVEELEKIAVVNLLQHRSIISLIGNVQRSSMILEKAFHVLHANGVNVQMISQGASKVNISLIVNDSESEQCVRALHSAFFESDISQLVDNGASGNGTPTRH